The following proteins are encoded in a genomic region of Montipora foliosa isolate CH-2021 chromosome 8, ASM3666993v2, whole genome shotgun sequence:
- the LOC137968199 gene encoding uncharacterized protein, which translates to MVIMKELWSERGYSDLGLSCQNLRDQAARLEKTFGNVQGTILKNTGGEKRQFVEHGEGENLLFEDQDSNIEAEQSNAENLHTYLEPEDPKSPVLTPMDLNPCAYEILEGATSILTSISPIIGDFGRRNIDTRIKQRPTRTDVKNINVAIDVLMRREVEHSMDPTTNPFGYLWMANCILYSVVAAFLINKGWKKESGIKLQTKRKTTGQTIKEAFLTQATELRKRISIATAELDRIKKNKKITKRGKRNRTMLERECGKVSAASLVAYIERKKSELRKAKGSSIRKQKQEEIRSLNSKFYVDPGSVYDHFNEIIKSDPENNKPRYMKSTGERSEEQQGIFENITEAGSYWKDLWEQPSIATNSDATWLEDVRCAFAELVPVPPQEGFELDTVKCAYVIKKKRNWSAPGPDRIVNFWWKRAESLHKGIAASFQAAVVGDEEFPEWFTGGKTSLLPKPGEFSSQNQRPITCLNNQYKWFTSCLLPPMDKHLKEYDLLEGEQRGAKPRCSGTTDNLLVDRMVCHDSRNSRKNVSMAWIDVRKAFDSVSHEWLLEMMFLHKFPSWLCNTIKRLCQSWNTKITVRTRQGMETSDVIHFNKGLPQGDALCPRLFTLCLNPVSWKLKASEGYKPSKPINGKITHLLYIDDMKIYATSESKLDRVLKTTKLAMADLGLEFNEKKCAIAHVKRGVLDSRPNSTHVGESQIIESLKEGENYKFLGVLENSKQEDTLVLWGASKLFLQRLSVVWSSPLSDYHKVVASNQYALPVLMYPMWTQSWPIMELQQLDRESRKILKENGGYHPMGTTDLLYLPRKFGGRGLKSVESMYKNIKVKTAIKLYANEDPTMHMVREFEEKCERTGRRSLKKDAERYALERGLYLKLNYPCPTANTEEGEELPGERVGVMMRIKEEESRTEEVRQQKWQGKLIEARWDDADVTGCFSWLCRWKTAPTHTVAGVYELYQQLLPTKIYQQYKTKTNNNTDVKCRMCGKAMESVPHVLSGCSILAQSKYKTRHDAALKVLFFDLLCDMGLIESAPSWCSPETPKPEYKNDRASAFWDVPVYAEKTEVRENRIDARVVDKQKKKVLLLEMSCPWIANRKQKEEEKTSKYAPLRWEIRQQYPQYKIAQYNIIIDVLGGVSRKTLDSITELVGARADKILLDMQKAVISSTLNIARSFKVLTAQDL; encoded by the coding sequence atgGTTATAATGAAGGAGCTTTGGAGCGAACGTGGATATTCAGATCTGGGACTCTCATGTCAAAACCTCAGGGATCAGGCGGCGAGATTGGAAAAAACATTCGGGAATGTACAAGGAACGATATTAAAGAACACTGGGGGTGAGAAGCGACAATTTGTTGAACATGGGGAAGGAGAAAATTTGTTATTCGAAGACCAAGATTCAAATATTGAAGCTGAACAAAGTAACGCCGAGAATTTGCATACGTACTTAGAGCCCGAAGATCCCAAGAGTCCTGTTTTGACACCAATGGACCTTAACCCTTGTGCGTACGAGATCCTGGAAGGTGCAACATCAATACTTACCTCAATCAGCCCAATTATTGGTGATTTTGGACGCCGAAATATCGACACGAGAATAAAACAAAGGCCCACCAGGACGGACGTTAAGAACATCAACGTCGCTATTGATGTGCTGATGAGGCGTGAAGTCGAACATTCCATGGACCCAACTACCAATCCCTTTGGGTATTTATGGATGGCCAATTGTATTCTTTATTCGGTCGTCGCGGCATTTTTGATAAACAAAGGATGGAAAAAAGAAAGCGGAATCAAACTTCAgacgaaaaggaaaacaactggTCAAACGATAAAAGAAGCATTTCTTACACAAGCCACTGAATTAAGGAAGAGAATCTCCATAGCTACTGCGGAGCTGGAtagaataaaaaagaacaaaaagatcaCAAAAAGAGGGAAGAGAAACAGAACGATGTTGGAGAGGGAATGTGGTAAAGTGTCAGCGGCCAGTCTAGTGGCATACATAGAGCGGAAAAAATCAGAACTTAGGAAAGCGAAGGGAAGTTCCATTCGGAAGCAGAAACAAGAGGAAATAAGATCATTGAACAGCAAGTTCTATGTAGATCCAGGCAGCGTTTATGATCACTTCAATGAGATCATAAAAAGCGATCCAGAAAATAACAAGCCAAGATACATGAAGTCAACTGGTGAGAGGAGTGAAGAACAGCAGGGAATTTTTGAGAACATCACAGAAGCCGGTAGCTACTGGAAAGATCTTTGGGAGCAGCCTAGTATTGCCACCAACTCTGACGCCACTTGGCTAGAAGATGTCCGGTGTGCGTTCGCcgaactcgtcccagtcccccCACAGGAGGGTTTTGAACTTGACACAGTCAAGTGCGCTTATGTCATCAAAAAGAAGCGCAACTGGAGTGCCCCCGGCCCAGATCGAATAGTGAACTTCTGGTGGAAAAGGGCGGAGTCATTACATAAAGGGATCGCCGCTAGTTTCCAGGCCGCCGTGGTAGGAGATGAGGAATTCCCGGAATGGTTTACAGGAGGGAAAACAAGTTTACTACCGAAGCCGGGTGAGTTCTCCAGCCAAAACCAAAGGCCTATTACATGTCTTAATAACCAGTACAAGTGGTTCACCTCGTGTTTACTCCCTCCAATGGATAAGCACCTTAAGGAGTACGATCTGCTAGAAGGAGAACAAAGGGGAGCAAAGCCGAGGTGCAGTGGGACAACAGACAACCTATTGGTCGACAGAATGGTTTGTCATGATAGCAGAAACAGCAGGAAGAATGTGAGTATGGCTTGGATTGACGTGagaaaggcctttgacagcGTGAGCCACGAGTGGTTGCTAGAGATGATGTTCCTACACAAATTTCCATCTTGGTTATGTAATACAATAAAGAGGCTATGTCAGAGCTGGAATACGAAGATTACAGTTAGAACAAGACAAGGAATGGAAACGTCTGACGTCATCCACTTTAACAAGGGGCTCCCACAGGGTGACGCTCTGTGCCCGAGGCTTTTTACGTTGTGTCTCAATCCTGTATCGTGGAAGTTGAAGGCCTCTGAAGGGTACAAACCATCGAAGCCCATAAATGGGAAAATCACCCATCTTTTGTACATCGATGATATGAAGATCTACGCGACATCGGAGAGCAAACTCGACAGAGTCCTTAAGACAACCAAGCTAGCTATGGCAGATTTAGGGCTGGAATTTAATGAGAAGAAGTGCGCTATTGCCCACGTAAAGAGAGGAGTCCTGGATAGCCGCCCTAACAGTACGCATGTCGGAGAGTCTCAGATCATAGAAAGTTTAAAGGAAGGAGAGAACTATAAGTTCTTAGGAGTTCTTGAAAATTCCAAGCAGGAGGACACCTTGGTCCTATGGGGTGCGTCAAAACTTTTCCTTCAAAGACTCTCTGTAGTATGGTCGAGCCCGTTGTCGGATTACCATAAAGTTGTAGCATCAAACCAGTACGCGCTACCAGTACTAATGTACCCCATGTGGACTCAGAGCTGGCCCATTATGGAGCTTCAGCAATTAGACCGCGAGAGCCGTAAGATCCTGAAAGAGAACGGCGGTTATCACCCCATGGGAACAACGGATTTACTTTACCTACCCAGAAAGTTCGGAGGTAGAGGTCTCAAGTCAGTAGAGTCAATGTACAAGAATATCAAGGTGAAGACTGCAATTAAACTGTATGCAAATGAAGATCCAACTATGCACATGGTACGAGAGTTCGAGGAAAAGTGCGAAAGAACCGGAAGACGATCTTTGAAGAAAGATGCCGAGAGATATGCTTTGGAAAGAGGACTGTATCTGAAGTTAAACTACCCGTGCCCAACTGCTAACACCGAAGAAGGAGAAGAGCTACCTGGAGAGAGAGTCGGGGTTATGATGAGGATTAAGGAAGAAGAAAGTAGAACTGAGGAGGTACGCCAACAGAAATGGCAAGGAAAGTTGATTGAAGCAAGATGGGATGACGCAGATGTGACTGGCTGTTTCAGTTGGCTATGCCGCTGGAAAACTGCGCCCACGCACACAGTGGCTGGAGTTTACGAACTATACCAACAGCTACTCCCCACTAAGATTTACCAACAGTACAAGACGAAGACAAACAACAACACAGACGTCAAGTGTCGTATGTGCGGAAAAGCTATGGAGAGCGTCCCTCatgttttgagtggatgtagcaTACTAGCGCAGAGCAAGTACAAGACCAGGCACGACGCAGCCCTTAAAGTCCTTTTCTTCGATCTGCTCTGTGATATGGGATTAATAGAAAGTGCGCCATCTTGGTGTTCGCCTGAAACACCAAAACCAGAGTACAAGAATGATCGAGCCAGCGCCTTCTGGGATGTGCCAGTGTATGCAGAGAAGACGGAAGTAAGAGAAAATCGGATTGATGCAAGAGTTGTGGATAAGCAGAAGAAGAAGGTGCTATTATTAGAGATGAGTTGCCCGTGGATAGCAAACAGGAAACAgaaggaagaagagaaaacctCGAAGTACGCACCGCTCAGATGGGAGATCCGTCAGCAGTACCCACAATATAAGATTGCACAGTacaacatcatcatcgatgTGCTCGGTGGTGTATCAAGAAAGACACTAGATAGTATTACAGAGCTTGTAGGTGCCAGGGCAGATAAGATCTTATTGGATATGCAAAAGGCAGTCATCTCAAGTACCCTTAACATTGCACGgagtttcaaagttctcacagCGCAGGACCTATGA